A section of the Telopea speciosissima isolate NSW1024214 ecotype Mountain lineage chromosome 3, Tspe_v1, whole genome shotgun sequence genome encodes:
- the LOC122654246 gene encoding ankyrin repeat domain-containing protein 13C-A-like produces MAGIDVSKYAHSPVHKAVATRDYTALRRILAGLPRLCNPVEIRTEAASLAEEEKVEAISAVVDNRDVPNRETPLHLAVKLGDETATEMLMVAGADWSLQNEQGWSALKEAICNREEGIAMIIVRHSQQFAWANWCRRLPRLVGTMRRMRDFYMEITFNFESSVIPFISRIAPSDTYKIWKRGANLRADMTLAGFDGFKIQRSDQSILFLGDGSEDGKVSPGTLCMVSHKNKEVMNTLDAASSQPSEAEVKQEVAAMSQTNIFRPGIDVTQAVLLPQSTWRRQEKIEMVGPWKAKVYDMDNVVVSIKSRPVPGALTDDEFSSCNENDTDSEEYDGILTEEERRLLANVLKMDSSELATEHSLTDGIIAHRNSCFEPRDIPIEDLHSCSNGVDTKQEKKGWFGGWRMRDSKHDEPKKMDPPGSSLCVDEKVSDLLGDSPSRLQSRQGRHSVEISVGGDELGKGRDMKKSSVSSESGQRRKGSNRESEYKKGLSPTLWLSSNFPLRTEELLPLLDILANKVKAIRRLRELLTTKLPPGAFPVKVAIPVVPTIRVLVTFTKFEELKPLDEFSTPPSSPFTSGQEIPEVMQSSSSSWFRWIKTPYHQQGSSTNSGLTNRVEDIQDPFVIPADYTWLTVEAKKKKMQEKGKSKKERSQNQ; encoded by the exons ATGGCGGGAATTGATGTTTCAAAATATGCTCACAGCCCCGTGCATAAGGCTGTTGCAACAAGGGATTATACTGCTCTCAGGCGAATACTTGCCGGCCTCCCGCGGCTTTGCAACCCAGTTGAGATTCGAACTGAGGCTGCATCGCTTGCCGAGGAAGAGAAGGTGGAAGCTATCTCTGCAGTGGTTGACAACCGAGATGTCCCTAACCGAGAGACTCCTCTCCACCTGGCTGTCAAACTTGGTGATGAGACTGCAACTGAGATGCTGATGGTTGCGGGAGCAGATTGGAGCTTGCAGAATGAACAGGGTTGGAGTGCTCTCAAGGAAGCAATTTGCAATAGGGAAGAAGGCATTGCCATGATAATAGTTAGGCACAGCCAGCAATTTGCTTGGGCGAATTGGTGTCGTAGACTTCCTCGCCTGGTAGGGACTATGAGAAGGATGAGGGATTTCTACATGGAGATAACATTCAATTTCGAGAGCTCTGTGATCCCCTTCATATCGAGGATTGCGCCTTCTGATACTTACAAGATTTGGAAAAGGGGTGCAAATTTGAGGGCGGATATGACTTTGGCTGGCTTTGATGGTTTCAAGATTCAGCGGTCAGATCAGAGTATTCTGTTCCTTGGAGACGGCTCTGAGGATGGGAAGGTCTCTCCTGGGACCCTATGCATGGTTTCACACAAAAATAAAGAAGTTATGAATACTCTGGACGCTGCTAGTTCTCAACCCTCTGAAGCTGAGGTCAAGCAGGAAGTTGCTGCAATGTCTCAAACTAACATCTTCAGGCCTGGGATTGATGTGACTCAGGCGGTGTTGCTACCACAGTCAACATGGAGAAGGCAGGAAAAGATAGAAATGGTTGGTCCATGGAAGGCCAAGGTGTACGATATGGACAATGTGGTGGTGAGTATAAAGTCCAGGCCGGTCCCTGGTGCTTTGACAGATGATGAGTTTTCATCTTGCAATGAGAATGATACTGACAGCGAAGAGTATGATGGCATACTGacagaggaagaaagaaggctATTGGCAAATGTACTTAAAATGGACTCATCAGAGTTAGCAACTGAGCATAGCCTTACCGATGGGATCATTGCTCATCGAAATAGCTGTTTTGAGCCACGGGATATCCCAATTGAAGATTTGCATAGTTGTAGCAATGGTGTTGATACTAAGCAGGAAAAGAAAGGGTGGTTTGGTGGCTGGAGAATGCGGGATTCAAAAcatgatgaaccaaagaaaatgGATCCACCAGGAAGTTCCCTTTGTGTTGATGAGAAGGTAAGTGATCTGCTTGGTGATTCCCCATCTAGATTGCAGAGTAGACAAGGAAGACACTCTGTGGAGATTTCTGTTGGGGGGGATGAACTCGGGAAAGGAAGGGATATGAAGAAGTCTTCTGTGAGTTCTGAGAGTGGACAACGACGGAAGGGTAGCAACCGTGAAAGTGAGTACAAGAAAGGATTGAGTCCTACTCTCTGGCTTTCTTCCAATTTCCCTCTCCGAACTGAAGAACTCCTGCCTTTGCTTGACATTCTTGCAAACAAGGTCAAGGCCATTCGTCGTTTAAGAGAACTGCTGACAACAAAGCTTCCACCAGGAGCCTTTCCGGTTAAG GTAGCTATTCCAGTGGTTCCTACCATCAGAGTATTGGTTACTTtcacaaaatttgaagagttAAAGCCACTGGATGAGTTCTCCACCCCTCCTTCGAGCCCTTTCACTTCAGGCCAAGAAATTCCTGAAGTGATGCAGTCCTCAAGTTCATCATGGTTTCGCTGGATAAAAACTCCTTATCACCAACAGGGCTCTTCAACGAATTCAGGTCTCACCAATCGTGTAGAAGATATTCAAGACCCATTTGTAATACCGGCAGATTATACATGGTTAACGGttgaagcaaagaaaaagaagatgcaAGAGAAGGGCAAGTCCAAGAAGGAAAGAAGTCAAAACCAATGA
- the LOC122655475 gene encoding uncharacterized protein LOC122655475, translating to MSSNPCVSPEGDDRGRDHISQLWIPPPVSVLKINCDAALPKGSTEGGLGLIIRDHTGAQHCALSIPYRFGSIIQGELLAIRHALMVARDMRLDRLQVESDSRDAVMFINGQKGPTTEVMELVSNIQRLSLSFVSISFYFVPRAMNSI from the coding sequence ATGTCTTCCAATCCTTGTGTGAGTCCGGAGGGTGATGATCGGGGGAGGGACCATATAAGCCAGCTCTGGATTCCTCCCCCCGTTAGTGTGTTAAAGATCAATTGCGATGCTGCTCTACCAAAAGGGAGTACTGAAGGTGGCCTTGGCCTGATTATTAGAGACCATACAGGTGCCCAGCATTGTGCGTTGTCCATTCCATATCGGTTTGGTTCAATTATCCAGGGTGAGCTCTTGGCTATTCGTCATGCATTGATGGTGGCTAGGGATATGAGACTGGATCGACTGCAGGTGGAGTCGGATAGTAGAGATGCGGTTATGTTCATCAACGGCCAGAAAGGACCAACAACGGAAGTTATGGAGCTGGTTTCCAACATCCAAAGGCTCTCCTTATCATTTGTCTCTATTTCGTTTTATTTTGTTCCACGGGCTATGAACTCTATCTAA